The Gammaproteobacteria bacterium genome has a segment encoding these proteins:
- a CDS encoding ParA family protein gives MQTVGLFNLKGGVGKTTAAVNLAWLAAHAGHRTLLWDLDPQGAASWLYQGEPQRKKHAKKLFEGAHPVGEFITPTAYERLDLIPANLSGRHLDRLLAGQSEKHERLQQLLEPLAEEYALVIFDCPPSLSNLAMNVFHAADVLLMPLLPSPLALRAYEQVIAQLAKQKLRRIKLYPFLTMVDRRRQLHRQMLETLPGRIKTLLHTTVPYSAVVERMGVERAPLPAFAPKSPAGQAYEALWQEARSLLAL, from the coding sequence ATGCAAACTGTGGGGCTTTTCAACCTGAAAGGCGGCGTCGGCAAAACCACTGCCGCGGTCAATCTGGCCTGGCTCGCCGCGCACGCGGGACATCGCACGTTGTTGTGGGACCTCGACCCTCAGGGCGCCGCCAGTTGGCTGTACCAGGGCGAACCGCAGCGCAAAAAGCATGCAAAAAAACTGTTCGAGGGCGCACATCCGGTCGGCGAATTCATCACCCCCACCGCCTACGAGCGCCTGGACCTGATTCCCGCCAACCTGTCCGGCCGTCATCTCGACCGCCTGCTTGCCGGCCAGTCCGAAAAACACGAACGCCTGCAGCAACTGCTCGAACCGCTGGCGGAGGAGTATGCGTTGGTGATCTTCGATTGTCCGCCGAGCCTCTCCAACCTGGCGATGAACGTCTTTCACGCCGCCGACGTCCTGCTGATGCCGTTACTGCCCAGCCCGCTCGCACTGCGCGCCTACGAGCAGGTCATCGCCCAACTGGCCAAACAAAAACTCCGCCGCATCAAACTGTATCCGTTTTTGACCATGGTCGACCGGCGCCGCCAACTGCATCGCCAGATGCTCGAAACCTTACCGGGCCGCATCAAGACCCTGCTGCACACTACCGTCCCCTACAGCGCGGTGGTGGAACGCATGGGTGTGGAACGTGCGCCGCTGCCTGCCTTTGCACCCAAATCACCGGCCGGCCAGGCCTATGAGGCCCTGTGGCAGGAGGCCCGGTCCCTGCTGGCGCTTTAA
- a CDS encoding protein disulfide oxidoreductase: MKPRTRKLLWLAAEVLVVAGVYFGIQAWRTRTLPVGPAPSFNVETLAGQRLSLDDYRGRAVLVHFWATWCPVCHLEQPNITAVARDWPVITVAMQSGDAKHVRQYLKKHGLGWTVIVDESGELSRRFGVQAVPTDFVIGPQGTIRFAELGYSTTWGLRARLWWAAHAASD; this comes from the coding sequence ATGAAGCCACGTACGCGGAAGCTGCTGTGGCTGGCGGCGGAGGTCCTGGTCGTGGCGGGCGTTTATTTCGGTATTCAGGCCTGGCGCACGCGGACCCTGCCGGTCGGCCCCGCGCCATCTTTCAACGTCGAAACCCTGGCGGGCCAGCGGCTCAGTCTGGATGATTACCGCGGGCGGGCGGTGCTGGTGCACTTCTGGGCGACCTGGTGCCCGGTCTGCCACCTGGAACAGCCCAATATTACGGCGGTGGCCCGTGACTGGCCGGTGATTACGGTGGCCATGCAGTCCGGCGACGCCAAACACGTCCGGCAGTATCTCAAAAAACACGGGCTGGGCTGGACGGTTATCGTGGACGAGTCCGGCGAGCTGTCGCGGCGGTTCGGCGTGCAGGCGGTGCCCACGGACTTCGTCATCGGCCCGCAGGGAACGATCCGCTTCGCGGAGCTGGGTTACAGCACGACATGGGGATTGCGGGCGCGGCTCTGGTGGGCGGCGCATGCCGCATCGGATTAA
- the nadA gene encoding quinolinate synthase NadA — protein sequence MSMNSAQHVEILKAYPHTDAVEAAKPHYTDAERADVKQRIKQLLKEQNAVLIAHYYTDAELQELADETGGYVSDSLDMARFGKEHPADTLVVAGVRFMGETAKILSPEKRVLMPTLEAECSLDLGCPIEEFAPFCDAHPDRTVVVYSNTSAEVKARADYVVTSSIAVKLVEHLRDRGEKILWAPDRHLGHYIRRQSGADMVIWDGACIVHEEFKARALEELKAEHPEAAVLVHPESPEDVIDMADAVGSTSQLIKAAHTLPNSSFIVATDYGIFYKMQQAAPGKTLIAAPTMGKGATCISCAHCPWMAMNGLHNLLETLKTGHNEIHVDEEIRVKALRSTQRMLDFAATLK from the coding sequence ATGAGCATGAACTCAGCACAGCACGTGGAAATTCTGAAGGCCTATCCTCACACCGACGCGGTGGAGGCGGCCAAGCCGCATTACACCGATGCCGAGCGTGCCGATGTGAAGCAGCGCATCAAGCAACTGCTCAAGGAGCAGAACGCGGTGCTGATCGCGCACTACTACACCGATGCGGAGCTGCAGGAACTGGCGGACGAAACCGGCGGGTACGTCTCCGACTCCCTGGACATGGCCCGCTTCGGCAAGGAACACCCTGCCGACACCCTGGTCGTGGCCGGCGTACGCTTCATGGGCGAAACGGCCAAGATCCTCTCTCCCGAGAAACGCGTCCTCATGCCCACGCTGGAGGCCGAGTGCTCGCTGGACCTGGGCTGCCCCATCGAGGAATTCGCACCGTTCTGCGACGCCCACCCCGACCGTACGGTGGTGGTGTACTCGAATACCAGCGCCGAAGTGAAAGCCCGCGCGGACTACGTGGTCACCTCCAGCATCGCCGTCAAACTGGTCGAGCATCTGCGCGACCGCGGCGAAAAGATCCTGTGGGCCCCCGACCGCCACCTGGGACACTACATCCGCCGCCAGTCAGGTGCCGACATGGTGATCTGGGACGGCGCCTGCATCGTGCACGAGGAGTTCAAGGCCCGTGCGCTCGAGGAGCTGAAGGCGGAGCATCCGGAGGCGGCCGTCCTGGTTCATCCCGAATCGCCGGAGGACGTCATCGACATGGCCGATGCCGTGGGTTCGACCTCACAACTCATCAAGGCCGCCCACACCCTGCCCAACAGCAGTTTCATCGTGGCCACTGACTACGGCATTTTCTACAAGATGCAGCAGGCGGCTCCCGGCAAGACACTGATCGCCGCCCCGACCATGGGCAAGGGCGCCACCTGCATCAGCTGTGCGCACTGCCCCTGGATGGCCATGAACGGCCTGCACAACCTGCTCGAAACCCTGAAAACCGGTCACAACGAGATTCATGTCGACGAAGAAATCCGCGTCAAGGCCCTGCGCTCCACCCAGCGGATGCTGGATTTCGCCGCCACCCTGAAATAG